Proteins encoded in a region of the Vicia villosa cultivar HV-30 ecotype Madison, WI linkage group LG5, Vvil1.0, whole genome shotgun sequence genome:
- the LOC131605410 gene encoding 2-C-methyl-D-erythritol 4-phosphate cytidylyltransferase, chloroplastic-like, whose amino-acid sequence MVHTMILVYCHADEDNKKDSSISIMEKEKDAESDAVVKNRSVSAVLLAGGKGKRMGANMPKQYLPLLGQPIALYSFLTFSHTPKVKEIIVVCDPSYRDIFEDVKGNSQAKLKFALPGKERQDSVYNGFQVIDSNSELVCVHDSARPLVLQGDVKNFGPYIYMITLNTK is encoded by the exons ATGGTCCATACAAT GATTCTTGTATATTGTCATGCAGATGAGGACAACAAGAAGGATTCTTCTATATCTATTATG GAGAAGGAGAAAGATGCTGAGTCTGATGCTGTTGTCAAAAACAGAAGCGTTTCAGCTGTCTTGCTTGCAGGAGGGAAGGGCAAGAGGATGGGA GCTAATATGCCAAAGCAGTACCTTCCTCTGTTGGGTCAACCCATTGCACTCTATAG TTTCTTGACTTTTTCTCACACGCCTAAAGTCAAAGAAATCATTGTCGTTTGTGATCCTTCCTACAGGGACATTTTCGAAG ATGTGAAAGGAAATTCCCAAGCAAAACTCAAATTTGCACTGCCAGGAAAAGAAAGACAGGATTCTGTTTACAATGGCTTTCAG GTTATTGATTCTAACTCTGAGCTTGTTTGCGTCCATGATTCTGCAAGACCTTTGGTGCTACAAGGAGATGTGAAAAATTTTGGTCCATATATATACATGATAACACTAAACACTAAATAG